From the genome of Novosphingobium sp. TH158, one region includes:
- the rsfS gene encoding ribosome silencing factor, with translation MNQSQPEPASSGAAQPLPPSEPGTLHALVLQSLDDDQAQEIVSIPLEGKTAIADHMVIASGRSTRQVASMAQKLAERIKQGGFGHVRIEGLPAADWVLVDAGDVVVHLFRPEVRTFYNLERMWGFGDGPSGAA, from the coding sequence ATGAACCAGTCCCAACCAGAGCCGGCCAGTTCCGGCGCTGCCCAGCCGCTTCCGCCTTCGGAACCCGGAACCCTGCACGCCCTCGTGCTTCAGTCGCTCGATGACGACCAGGCGCAGGAAATCGTTTCGATCCCGCTCGAAGGCAAGACGGCAATTGCCGACCACATGGTGATCGCCAGCGGCCGTTCGACCCGCCAGGTCGCCTCCATGGCGCAGAAGCTGGCCGAGCGGATCAAGCAGGGCGGTTTTGGCCACGTGCGAATCGAAGGCCTTCCCGCTGCGGACTGGGTGCTGGTCGATGCCGGCGATGTCGTCGTGCACCTGTTCCGTCCCGAAGTCCGCACCTTCTACAACCTTGAAAGGATGTGGGGTTTCGGGGACGGCCCTTCGGGAGCGGCGTGA
- a CDS encoding murein hydrolase activator EnvC, with translation MRTFPVIAALLALGAIGVAATAQQQDLATYDDAGEARQALLQAQREGAAARARAESLEAEAARAGQAADRTAREAAAAAARIQEAQASIAAREADMRLIDRQREDLRAQLAQRQLPVVRLTAALQRLSRRPLALSLLRPGSLRDTVHMRAMLDTMLPQVQQRTAALRSEIDRGKALRDKAEAAVASLKQEQAELGRRRQVLAGLETRQRLDMRQTSGSADREAERALALAEEARDLDSLTARLGEAGALRQQLAQLPGPVMRPANPQAAQFAVAERVQPTAAATGAPGFVMPVQGRLIAGFGASVPGTPRSQGIALATRAGAQAVAPAGGRIAFAGPYRGYGSIIIVDHGNGWTSLITGLAQVDVAVGQSVVGGSPLGIAGPGRPVVSLELRRDGKPVNPLDYARL, from the coding sequence ATGCGCACCTTTCCGGTCATTGCTGCCCTGCTGGCCCTAGGGGCAATCGGCGTTGCCGCGACGGCCCAGCAACAGGATCTTGCCACCTACGACGATGCCGGCGAAGCACGGCAGGCTCTGCTGCAGGCCCAGCGCGAAGGCGCCGCCGCCCGCGCCCGGGCCGAATCGCTTGAGGCAGAGGCGGCCCGTGCCGGCCAGGCTGCGGACCGCACCGCGCGCGAGGCGGCTGCCGCTGCGGCGCGCATCCAGGAAGCCCAGGCCAGCATTGCCGCGCGCGAAGCGGACATGCGCCTGATCGACCGGCAGCGCGAAGACCTGCGCGCGCAGCTTGCCCAGCGGCAATTGCCGGTCGTGCGGCTGACTGCCGCCCTCCAGCGCCTGTCGCGCCGGCCGCTGGCGCTATCGCTGCTGCGGCCCGGCTCGCTGCGCGATACGGTCCATATGCGCGCCATGCTCGATACCATGCTGCCGCAGGTGCAACAGCGCACCGCCGCCCTGCGCAGCGAGATCGATCGCGGCAAGGCGCTGCGCGACAAGGCAGAGGCAGCCGTTGCCTCGCTCAAGCAGGAACAGGCCGAACTCGGCCGTCGCCGGCAGGTGCTGGCGGGGCTGGAAACGCGCCAGCGGCTCGATATGCGGCAGACCAGCGGCTCGGCCGACCGCGAGGCGGAACGCGCGCTGGCCCTCGCCGAGGAGGCCCGCGATCTCGACAGCCTCACCGCGCGCCTGGGCGAAGCGGGGGCCCTGCGCCAGCAACTGGCGCAATTGCCCGGCCCGGTCATGCGGCCAGCCAACCCGCAGGCGGCCCAGTTCGCTGTCGCAGAACGCGTTCAGCCGACCGCCGCGGCCACGGGTGCACCCGGCTTCGTCATGCCGGTTCAGGGTCGCCTGATTGCCGGTTTCGGCGCTTCGGTGCCGGGAACGCCCCGCTCGCAGGGGATTGCGCTTGCCACCCGTGCAGGGGCGCAGGCCGTCGCGCCCGCCGGGGGGCGGATCGCCTTCGCCGGGCCCTATCGCGGCTATGGCTCGATCATCATCGTCGATCACGGCAATGGCTGGACCAGCCTTATTACCGGGCTTGCCCAGGTGGACGTTGCAGTGGGCCAGTCGGTCGTCGGCGGATCGCCGCTCGGCATCGCCGGGCCGGGGCGGCCCGTGGTCAGCCTTGAGCTGCGGCGCGATGGCAAGCCGGTCAATCCGCTCGACTATGCGCGGCTGTAG
- a CDS encoding demethoxyubiquinone hydroxylase family protein, translated as MSRARSDRMLRVDQAGEYGATRIYAGQLAVMGDRGPHASEIAAMAAQEADHRARFDRLVAERGVRPTALQPLWSVAGYALGAATALIGPEAAMACTAAIEEEIDRHYTQQLDELADGSDPELAAMVEEFRDDEREHRDAALAAGAERAPAYPLLSGAIRLGCRMAIRLSERI; from the coding sequence ATGAGCCGCGCCCGCTCCGACCGGATGCTGCGCGTCGACCAGGCCGGAGAATACGGCGCGACCCGGATTTATGCCGGGCAGCTGGCGGTGATGGGCGATCGCGGCCCGCACGCCTCGGAGATTGCCGCCATGGCCGCGCAGGAGGCCGATCACCGCGCCCGTTTTGACCGGCTGGTGGCAGAGCGCGGGGTGCGGCCCACGGCGCTGCAGCCGCTATGGTCGGTGGCTGGCTATGCCCTGGGTGCGGCGACGGCGCTGATCGGGCCCGAAGCGGCCATGGCCTGCACCGCCGCGATCGAGGAAGAGATCGACCGGCACTATACCCAGCAACTCGACGAACTGGCCGACGGCTCCGACCCCGAGCTGGCCGCCATGGTCGAGGAATTCCGCGACGACGAGCGGGAACATCGCGATGCCGCCCTTGCCGCCGGGGCCGAACGGGCGCCTGCCTATCCGCTGCTGTCCGGCGCGATCCGGCTGGGGTGCCGCATGGCGATCCGTCTTTCCGAACGCATTTGA
- a CDS encoding nucleotide sugar dehydrogenase translates to MASPSPRVTVIGLGYVGLPLAVALAKQFDTTGLDIDTRRIDELKSGHDRTGEIERERLEASSLALTAEPSSCPPSDFYIVTVPTPIDSANRPDLTLVEKASRTVAAMLPAAVAEGRVPVVVYESTVYPGVTEDLCAPILEEVSGLVCGKDFFLGYSPERINPGDREHTIDKITKVVSGQTPEVLDRVANLYNAITSGGVFRAKSIKAAEAAKVIENAQRDINIAFMNEIAQIFGAINLSVWDVLEAARTKWNFLPFSPGLVGGHCIGVDPYYLSHRAEELGLDPQVILAGRGVNDGMAAWVAGKLHEMRGKQAGSVLVLGLTFKEDVPDLRNSKVADLISALKALGHTVTVHDPHADPEEAAHEYELTLQGGEPAGAHDLVLLAVPHREYLALGEGTLRALVAPGGTLADLKGALGGAADWTL, encoded by the coding sequence ATGGCATCCCCCTCTCCGCGCGTCACCGTGATCGGCCTCGGCTATGTCGGCCTGCCGCTCGCCGTGGCGCTGGCCAAGCAATTCGACACGACCGGGCTCGACATCGACACCCGCCGCATCGACGAGCTGAAGAGCGGCCACGATCGCACCGGCGAGATCGAACGCGAGCGGCTGGAAGCAAGCAGCCTTGCGCTGACCGCAGAGCCTTCGTCCTGCCCGCCCTCCGACTTCTACATCGTTACCGTGCCGACCCCGATTGACAGCGCCAACCGGCCGGACCTGACCCTGGTCGAAAAGGCCAGCCGCACCGTTGCGGCCATGCTGCCTGCCGCCGTCGCGGAAGGGCGAGTGCCGGTGGTGGTCTATGAATCGACGGTCTATCCGGGCGTCACCGAAGACCTTTGCGCCCCGATCCTCGAGGAGGTCTCGGGGCTGGTCTGCGGCAAGGACTTCTTCCTTGGCTACAGCCCCGAGCGGATCAACCCGGGCGACCGGGAACACACGATCGACAAGATCACCAAGGTCGTCTCGGGCCAGACCCCCGAAGTGCTCGACCGCGTGGCGAACCTCTATAACGCCATCACCTCTGGCGGGGTGTTCCGCGCGAAATCGATCAAGGCCGCAGAGGCCGCCAAGGTCATCGAGAACGCCCAGCGCGACATCAACATCGCCTTCATGAACGAGATCGCGCAGATCTTTGGCGCGATAAACCTCTCGGTCTGGGACGTGCTCGAAGCGGCGCGGACCAAGTGGAACTTCCTGCCGTTCTCGCCCGGTCTTGTCGGCGGTCACTGCATCGGCGTCGATCCCTACTACCTCTCGCACCGGGCAGAAGAGCTGGGCCTCGATCCGCAAGTGATCCTTGCAGGTCGCGGAGTGAACGATGGCATGGCGGCCTGGGTTGCGGGCAAGTTGCATGAAATGCGCGGCAAGCAGGCCGGCTCGGTGCTGGTGCTTGGCCTGACCTTCAAGGAAGACGTGCCGGACCTGCGCAACAGCAAGGTGGCAGACCTGATTTCGGCACTGAAGGCCCTGGGCCACACGGTCACCGTTCACGATCCTCACGCCGATCCGGAAGAGGCGGCGCACGAATACGAGCTGACCCTGCAAGGGGGCGAGCCTGCGGGTGCGCATGACCTCGTGCTCCTCGCCGTCCCGCACCGCGAGTACCTGGCCCTGGGCGAGGGAACTCTGCGCGCGCTTGTCGCGCCCGGCGGCACGCTGGCCGACCTCAAGGGCGCGCTTGGCGGCGCGGCGGACTGGACGCTTTGA
- a CDS encoding GDP-mannose 4,6-dehydratase produces MKILVTGAAGFIGFSLSRVLLARGDEVIGVDCVNDYYDVSLKEARLAQLRELGGSRFTFVRQDFADYEGLVAALEPYRFDRVVHLGAQAGVRYSITHPHAYLHANLAGHLNLLEISRHRGVENMVYASSSSVYGGNTKLPFSVDDRVDQPISLYAATKKADELMSETYAHLYRLPLTGLRFFTVYGPWGRPDMMMWLFTKAILAGQPIPVFNHGDMWRDFTYVDDIIAGVVACLDNPAPDDGAVKAGGSTKPHRLYNIGNHKSEHLMRVIEILEEQLGRKAEIDFQPMQAGDVRQSFADIDAISGDLGYKPTTSIDVGVPKFVAWYKEYHGL; encoded by the coding sequence ATGAAGATCCTCGTTACCGGCGCCGCCGGATTCATCGGTTTCTCCCTCTCGCGCGTGCTGCTGGCGCGCGGCGACGAGGTGATCGGGGTCGACTGCGTCAACGACTATTACGACGTCAGCCTGAAGGAAGCCCGCCTGGCCCAGCTGCGCGAGCTCGGCGGCAGCCGCTTCACCTTCGTGCGGCAGGATTTCGCCGATTACGAAGGGCTTGTCGCCGCGCTGGAGCCCTACCGGTTCGATCGCGTCGTCCACCTGGGCGCGCAGGCCGGGGTGCGCTATTCGATAACCCACCCGCACGCCTATCTCCATGCCAACCTTGCCGGGCATCTCAACCTGCTCGAAATCTCGCGCCACCGCGGGGTGGAGAACATGGTCTATGCCAGTTCGTCCTCGGTCTATGGCGGCAACACCAAGCTGCCCTTCTCCGTCGATGACCGGGTGGACCAGCCGATCAGCCTCTATGCCGCCACCAAGAAGGCGGACGAGCTGATGAGCGAGACCTACGCCCACCTTTACCGCCTGCCGCTTACCGGCCTGCGGTTCTTCACGGTCTATGGTCCGTGGGGCCGGCCGGACATGATGATGTGGCTGTTCACCAAGGCGATCCTTGCGGGCCAGCCGATCCCCGTATTCAACCACGGCGACATGTGGCGCGACTTTACCTATGTCGACGACATCATCGCCGGCGTGGTCGCCTGCCTCGACAATCCCGCGCCCGACGACGGTGCGGTGAAGGCCGGAGGCAGTACCAAGCCCCACCGGCTCTACAACATCGGCAATCACAAGAGCGAACACCTGATGCGGGTGATCGAGATTCTGGAAGAGCAGCTGGGCCGCAAGGCCGAGATCGATTTTCAGCCGATGCAGGCCGGTGACGTGCGGCAGAGCTTCGCCGATATCGACGCGATTTCAGGCGATCTGGGTTACAAGCCGACCACGAGCATCGATGTGGGCGTGCCGAAGTTCGTCGCCTGGTACAAGGAATACCACGGGCTCTGA
- a CDS encoding 23S rRNA (pseudouridine(1915)-N(3))-methyltransferase RlmH — MKLHVVARGKIGRSPEADLVDRYARRITWPFKVTELPDTGGTIPPPSATPSRDVLLDERGKQLSSEEFAALLGRWRDDGVREVRFLIGAADGHGDAARGQADLLIAFGAMTWPHMLARAMLAEQLWRATSILAGHPYHRSG, encoded by the coding sequence GTGAAGCTGCACGTGGTGGCGAGGGGCAAGATCGGCCGCTCGCCAGAGGCGGATCTGGTCGATCGCTATGCCAGGCGCATTACCTGGCCCTTCAAGGTGACCGAGCTGCCCGATACCGGCGGCACCATTCCGCCACCTTCGGCAACACCATCGCGCGATGTCCTGCTCGACGAGCGTGGAAAGCAGCTGTCGTCGGAGGAGTTCGCCGCCCTGCTGGGCCGCTGGCGCGACGATGGCGTGCGCGAGGTGCGCTTCCTGATCGGCGCGGCCGACGGTCATGGCGATGCGGCGCGCGGGCAGGCGGACCTGCTGATCGCCTTTGGCGCGATGACCTGGCCGCACATGCTTGCCCGCGCGATGCTGGCCGAACAATTATGGCGTGCAACCAGCATTTTGGCTGGCCATCCCTATCATCGTTCGGGATAA
- a CDS encoding S41 family peptidase, which produces MATKLSSFLRASLLLGAVSILPAATAGLAAVDGRSGPEFGKLYTIYQLVKANYVDQTDDEKLIKGAIDGMLASLDPHSEYLEGASLTRLDTMIDGSYSGLGLSVQSEQETVKVISPMRGSPAAAVGVKAGDYITHLDGKLIYGLPLDDAVAQMRGEAGTKIRLTIVRPGRDEPFDITVTRGVITLEPVTHKLTDGIGVVTVNEFSRDVGRYVADSIEAMRKESGGKMTGVVLDLRQNPGGSLDEAVALSDLFLTKGDIVSQRGRIASENEYYRAESMFRGDVAAGLPVIVLIDAGSASASEIVAGALQDHKRALIMGDRSFGKGSVQSMIRLDRTHAVKLTTARYFTPSGKSVQEGGIEPDIRVPQLSDPDAAKRAKFQMRESDLRGHLINEISMDDKKLETDKAEDPRFKETPEGLKAKGITDFQLHYAIATLKRTGGALLARAK; this is translated from the coding sequence ATGGCGACGAAACTGAGTTCCTTCCTGCGCGCCTCGCTGCTGCTGGGCGCAGTTTCGATACTCCCGGCGGCCACTGCCGGGCTGGCCGCGGTGGATGGCCGTTCGGGCCCGGAATTCGGCAAGCTTTACACCATCTACCAGCTGGTGAAGGCCAATTACGTTGACCAGACCGATGACGAAAAGCTCATCAAGGGCGCGATCGACGGGATGCTTGCCAGCCTCGATCCGCATTCGGAATATCTCGAAGGCGCCAGCCTGACGCGGCTCGATACCATGATCGACGGGTCCTATTCGGGACTTGGCCTCTCGGTGCAGTCGGAACAGGAAACGGTGAAGGTCATTTCGCCGATGCGCGGCAGCCCGGCGGCGGCGGTCGGCGTCAAGGCAGGGGACTATATCACGCACCTCGATGGCAAGCTGATCTACGGCCTGCCGCTTGACGATGCCGTGGCGCAGATGCGCGGCGAGGCCGGAACCAAGATCCGCCTGACCATCGTGCGTCCGGGCCGCGACGAGCCCTTCGACATCACCGTGACGCGCGGGGTGATCACGCTCGAGCCGGTGACGCACAAGCTGACCGACGGGATCGGCGTGGTTACGGTCAACGAATTCAGTCGTGATGTCGGCCGCTATGTCGCCGATTCGATCGAAGCGATGCGTAAGGAAAGCGGCGGCAAGATGACCGGCGTGGTCCTGGACCTGCGCCAGAACCCGGGCGGCTCGCTGGACGAGGCGGTGGCGCTTTCCGACCTGTTCCTGACCAAGGGCGATATCGTTTCGCAGCGCGGGCGGATTGCCTCCGAGAACGAATATTACCGGGCTGAATCCATGTTCCGCGGCGATGTTGCTGCCGGCCTGCCGGTAATCGTCCTGATCGATGCGGGTTCGGCGTCCGCCTCGGAAATCGTTGCCGGTGCCCTGCAGGATCACAAGCGTGCGCTGATCATGGGCGATCGCTCGTTCGGCAAGGGCTCGGTGCAATCGATGATCCGGCTTGACCGCACCCATGCCGTTAAGCTGACGACGGCGCGCTATTTCACCCCGTCGGGCAAGTCGGTGCAGGAAGGCGGGATCGAGCCTGATATCCGCGTGCCGCAGCTTTCCGATCCCGATGCCGCCAAGCGCGCCAAGTTCCAGATGCGCGAGAGCGACCTGCGCGGCCACCTGATCAACGAGATCTCGATGGACGACAAGAAGCTGGAAACCGACAAGGCGGAAGACCCGCGCTTCAAGGAAACGCCGGAAGGCCTCAAGGCCAAGGGCATTACCGACTTCCAGCTGCACTATGCCATCGCCACGCTGAAGCGCACTGGCGGTGCCCTGCTGGCCAGGGCGAAGTAA
- the wecC gene encoding UDP-N-acetyl-D-mannosamine dehydrogenase produces MKSDKKPDVCVVGLGYIGLPTAAIVARAGCRVNGVDVSEKVVETINRGEIHIEEVDLDGLVHGVVSRGLLTASTTVKPADVFIIAVPTPFDKAHAPDLTYVLNAGRSVAPALKAGDVVILESTSPVGTTEQLRDLLAAERPDLKFPGLTSETPDVSIAYCPERVLPGKILEELTNNDRSIGGITPRCARKALAFYKLFVRGTCVTTDSRSAEMTKLVENAYRDVNIAFANELSIISDKLGLDVWEVIRLANRHPRVNILQPGPGVGGHCIAVDPWFIVHSAPEESPLIRTARGVNDCKIHHVIAKADALVQANPQARVACLGLAFKANIDDFRESPARLVAATLARRFGSRISVVEPYAAELPREFEGTGAALIDIDTALEDCDLMIVLVDHDVFRVVPLAERAGKVVYDTRGIWPDQPKAGETPVAGLRLAS; encoded by the coding sequence ATGAAATCGGACAAGAAGCCTGACGTCTGTGTCGTAGGCCTGGGGTATATCGGCCTTCCCACCGCTGCCATCGTGGCCCGGGCCGGATGCCGGGTGAATGGCGTGGACGTTTCGGAAAAGGTCGTCGAGACGATCAACCGGGGCGAGATCCATATCGAGGAAGTCGATCTCGATGGCCTGGTGCATGGCGTGGTCTCGCGCGGGCTGCTGACTGCTTCGACCACGGTTAAGCCGGCGGACGTGTTCATCATTGCCGTGCCGACACCCTTCGACAAGGCGCATGCGCCCGACCTGACCTATGTGCTGAATGCGGGTCGCTCGGTCGCCCCGGCGCTGAAGGCAGGCGACGTGGTGATCCTCGAATCGACCTCGCCGGTCGGCACCACCGAACAGCTGCGCGACCTGCTCGCCGCCGAGCGGCCCGACCTGAAGTTTCCGGGCCTCACCAGCGAAACGCCCGACGTGTCGATCGCCTATTGTCCGGAGCGCGTTCTGCCCGGCAAGATCCTTGAGGAACTGACCAACAACGACCGCTCCATCGGCGGCATCACGCCGCGCTGCGCGCGCAAGGCACTGGCCTTCTACAAGCTGTTCGTGCGCGGCACCTGCGTCACCACCGACAGCCGCTCGGCCGAGATGACCAAGCTGGTCGAGAACGCCTATCGCGACGTCAACATCGCCTTCGCCAACGAGCTGTCGATCATCTCGGACAAGCTCGGCCTTGATGTCTGGGAAGTGATCCGGCTGGCCAATCGCCATCCTCGCGTCAACATCCTGCAGCCCGGCCCCGGCGTCGGTGGCCACTGCATCGCGGTCGATCCCTGGTTCATCGTCCACTCGGCACCGGAGGAAAGCCCGCTGATCCGCACGGCGCGCGGGGTGAACGATTGCAAGATCCACCACGTGATCGCCAAGGCGGACGCGCTGGTTCAGGCCAATCCGCAGGCCCGGGTGGCCTGCCTTGGCCTCGCCTTCAAGGCCAATATCGACGACTTCCGCGAAAGCCCGGCACGCCTTGTTGCAGCGACGCTGGCCCGCCGTTTCGGCAGCCGGATTTCGGTCGTTGAGCCCTATGCCGCTGAATTACCACGTGAATTCGAGGGAACTGGCGCTGCTCTGATCGACATCGACACGGCGCTGGAGGATTGCGACCTGATGATCGTGCTGGTCGACCACGACGTCTTCCGCGTCGTTCCGCTGGCCGAGCGCGCAGGCAAGGTGGTTTACGACACGCGCGGCATCTGGCCGGACCAGCCCAAGGCTGGAGAAACTCCGGTAGCAGGGCTGCGGCTGGCAAGCTGA
- the wecB gene encoding non-hydrolyzing UDP-N-acetylglucosamine 2-epimerase gives MSVSHPLKVLVVFGTRPEAIKLFPVVAALKADARFDCRVCVSAQHRGMLDQVLEIAGIVPDHDLDVMKPDQSLDALTAVLLTGLGRVMDAEKPDRVMVQGDTATAMCGALAAYYRKIPVDHVEAGLRSGNIYHPWPEEVNRKIIGSMASLHFAPTDVSREALLRENVDPARVHVTGNTVIDALHWVSARIAENPDMASGLAVVEARFAGKRIIGVTSHRRENFGDGMENIAEAIRRLAARPDVAVVFPVHLNPNVRKVMNTALAGLDNVALLEPLDYPHFARLLGIAEIMLTDSGGVQEEAPALGKPVLVMRETTERPEGVAAGTARLVGTDVTRIVTEIFTLLDDKAAYESMARAHNPFGDGTSARQIVELLANEIGQEA, from the coding sequence ATGAGCGTGTCGCACCCCCTGAAAGTCCTTGTCGTCTTCGGTACCCGCCCGGAGGCGATCAAGCTGTTCCCCGTTGTCGCAGCGCTGAAGGCCGACGCCCGGTTCGATTGCCGGGTCTGCGTCTCTGCGCAGCACCGCGGCATGCTCGACCAGGTGCTGGAGATCGCCGGCATCGTGCCGGACCACGATCTGGACGTGATGAAGCCGGACCAGAGCCTTGATGCCCTTACCGCCGTCCTGCTCACCGGTCTCGGCCGGGTGATGGACGCGGAAAAGCCCGACCGGGTGATGGTGCAGGGCGATACCGCCACCGCCATGTGCGGGGCGCTGGCCGCATACTACCGCAAGATACCGGTCGATCATGTCGAGGCGGGGCTGCGTTCGGGCAACATCTACCACCCCTGGCCGGAAGAGGTGAATCGCAAGATCATCGGTTCGATGGCCTCGCTCCATTTCGCGCCGACCGATGTTTCACGTGAAGCACTGCTGCGAGAGAACGTCGATCCGGCGCGGGTACACGTTACCGGCAACACGGTGATCGATGCGCTGCACTGGGTCAGCGCGCGCATCGCCGAGAATCCGGACATGGCCTCGGGCCTCGCTGTGGTCGAGGCGCGATTTGCCGGAAAGCGCATCATTGGCGTGACCAGCCATCGCCGCGAAAACTTCGGCGACGGGATGGAAAACATTGCCGAGGCCATCCGCCGCCTCGCCGCGCGCCCGGATGTCGCCGTCGTCTTCCCCGTCCATCTCAACCCCAACGTGCGCAAGGTCATGAATACGGCGCTGGCAGGGCTGGACAATGTCGCCCTGCTCGAACCGCTCGATTACCCGCACTTTGCCCGCCTGCTGGGCATCGCCGAGATCATGCTGACCGATTCGGGCGGCGTCCAGGAAGAGGCGCCCGCGCTTGGCAAGCCGGTGCTCGTCATGCGCGAGACGACCGAGCGGCCCGAGGGCGTTGCGGCGGGCACCGCCCGGCTTGTTGGCACCGATGTCACTCGTATCGTTACCGAAATCTTCACCTTGCTCGACGATAAGGCCGCCTACGAAAGCATGGCGCGGGCGCACAACCCATTCGGGGATGGCACCTCCGCGCGCCAGATCGTGGAGCTGCTCGCGAATGAAATCGGACAAGAAGCCTGA
- a CDS encoding sugar transferase, which yields MQLLVASLLCVILPWLIQTWSLPVARNKPEADHSALTSLAALFGGFWLHRSVASLPGTRESSGILPGFLASYGLALTIILLFRIDYSRALLVVGFVMSVAWFFLIYAVTQRKTQLVLGVVGGGRTGLFDDMSGVEVVPLDGGPLPEEVDAVTADFRHDHSDEWEARLADYTLAGIPVYHSKDLYESLTGRADLEHLSENTFGALGPMASLLEFKMILDRLVALPFAIVLLPLFAVTAVAIKLDSPGPVFFRQRRMGYRGQEFTVIKFRTMREDRKHPRTESANPGVEQFITRENDRRITRLGRFLRRTRIDELPQVFNVLAGQMSWIGPRPEASQLSEWYQAEIPFYRYRHVVRPGITGWAQVNQGHVAEIDDIRTKLQYDFYYIRNFSLWLDILIVVKTIRTVFTGFGHK from the coding sequence GTGCAGCTCCTCGTCGCCAGCCTGCTTTGCGTCATCCTGCCCTGGCTGATCCAGACCTGGTCCTTGCCCGTCGCCAGGAATAAACCCGAAGCGGATCATTCCGCCCTCACCTCGCTGGCTGCGCTATTCGGTGGTTTCTGGCTTCACCGTTCGGTCGCCAGCCTGCCGGGAACCCGCGAAAGCTCTGGCATCCTGCCCGGTTTTCTCGCTTCGTACGGGCTGGCGCTCACCATCATCCTGCTGTTCCGAATAGACTATTCGCGCGCATTGCTGGTTGTCGGCTTTGTCATGTCGGTGGCCTGGTTCTTCCTCATCTACGCAGTGACCCAGCGCAAGACGCAGCTGGTTCTCGGCGTGGTCGGCGGCGGTCGGACGGGCCTTTTCGATGATATGAGCGGCGTGGAAGTGGTGCCGCTCGATGGCGGCCCGCTCCCGGAAGAGGTCGATGCGGTCACGGCCGATTTCCGCCATGACCATTCGGACGAATGGGAAGCGCGGCTGGCGGACTACACGCTGGCGGGAATCCCGGTCTACCATTCGAAGGACCTCTACGAATCGCTGACCGGCCGCGCCGATCTTGAACATCTTTCCGAAAACACCTTCGGCGCGCTTGGCCCGATGGCCAGCCTGCTCGAATTCAAGATGATCCTCGACCGGCTGGTTGCCCTTCCGTTCGCCATTGTCTTGCTGCCGCTTTTCGCGGTGACCGCCGTGGCCATCAAGCTGGACAGCCCAGGCCCGGTGTTCTTCCGCCAGCGCCGCATGGGCTATCGCGGGCAGGAATTCACCGTCATCAAGTTCCGCACCATGCGGGAAGACCGCAAGCATCCGCGGACGGAATCGGCCAATCCGGGGGTGGAGCAGTTCATCACCAGGGAAAACGACCGGCGTATTACCCGCCTGGGCCGTTTTTTGCGCCGGACCCGGATCGATGAACTGCCGCAGGTGTTCAACGTGCTGGCCGGGCAGATGAGCTGGATCGGCCCGCGACCGGAAGCCTCGCAATTGTCGGAATGGTACCAGGCGGAAATCCCGTTCTATCGCTATCGCCATGTGGTTCGCCCCGGCATTACCGGCTGGGCGCAGGTGAACCAGGGGCACGTGGCGGAGATCGACGACATCCGCACGAAGCTGCAGTACGACTTCTACTACATCCGCAACTTCTCGCTCTGGCTCGATATCCTGATCGTGGTGAAGACCATTCGGACGGTGTTTACCGGTTTCGGCCATAAGTGA
- a CDS encoding disulfide bond formation protein B, with the protein MTNLEKARWLALLVPAALLGGAYVSQYGFGLYPCEMCWWQRYPHFAAIPLALLGFAVKGARLPVALAALAVLASGLIGAFHAGVEYGWWEGFTRCASLVEKGDDPLAAILAAPVTRCDEVQWSLFGISLAGYNFLISTAGALAVFALLGRKA; encoded by the coding sequence ATGACCAACCTGGAAAAGGCCCGCTGGCTCGCCCTGCTGGTTCCTGCAGCCTTGCTTGGCGGGGCCTATGTCTCGCAATACGGCTTCGGGCTTTATCCGTGCGAGATGTGCTGGTGGCAGCGCTATCCGCATTTTGCCGCGATTCCCCTCGCGCTACTGGGCTTCGCCGTGAAGGGTGCGCGCTTGCCTGTCGCTCTGGCCGCGCTGGCGGTGCTTGCATCGGGCCTGATCGGCGCATTCCACGCCGGGGTCGAATATGGCTGGTGGGAAGGGTTCACCCGCTGCGCCTCGCTGGTTGAAAAGGGTGACGATCCGCTGGCCGCGATCCTTGCCGCACCGGTCACGCGCTGTGACGAGGTGCAGTGGTCGCTGTTCGGCATCTCGCTTGCGGGCTACAATTTCCTTATCTCGACCGCAGGTGCCCTCGCGGTCTTCGCCCTGCTGGGGCGCAAGGCATGA